From the Lampris incognitus isolate fLamInc1 chromosome 10, fLamInc1.hap2, whole genome shotgun sequence genome, one window contains:
- the ptger1b gene encoding prostaglandin E receptor 1b (subtype EP1), which produces MLAMQHFNSSGIVAPTPLSNHTGGEGILVEAAAWKPNRTGPPPSSPMAAGLSMTLGILSNVVALIILAKAYNRFRRRSKATFLLFASSLVVTDLAGHVIAGTLVLRLYSAGADPASNSLSDPDVPCLFLGGSMVFFGLCPLFLGCAMAAERCLGVTRPLLHAQLVTTARTKMALALIWLLALCVALLPFFSLGAYTYQYPGTWCFIRVLGDIKETDLAFVILFSGLGLTSLAVALVCNTISGITLVRARLRKKSCSNRRLAKSHDIEMVAQLVGIMVTSCICWSPMLIFALMSVTRSSSGSMNMRMAVRLATWNQILDPWVYILLRRAILRKIYHITKRRASLKGSAFRSFRWDVSSFQNSEKSVVQRI; this is translated from the exons ATGCTGGCAATGCAGCACTTCAACTCTTCGGGCATCGTGGCCCCCACGCCCCTATCAAACCACACTGGAGGGGAGGGGATTTTGGTCGAGGCCGCGGCCTGGAAGCCCAACAGAACCGGACCTCCGCCCAGCAGCCCCATGGCGGCAGGCCTCTCCATGACCTTGGGTATTCTCTCCAATGTTGTGGCACTCATCATTCTAGCCAAGGCTTACAACCGCTTCCGTCGGCGCTCCAAGGCCACTTTCCTGCTCTTCGCCAGTTCCCTGGTAGTAACCGACTTGGCCGGACACGTGATCGCGGGGACGCTGGTTCTGAGGCTGTACTCAGCAGGTGCAGACCCTGCCTCCAATTCTCTAAGTGACCCTGACGTCCCCTGCCTTTTCCTCGGCGGCAGCATGGTGTTTTTCGGCCTGTGTCCACTCTTCCTGGGTTGTGCCATGGCTGCTGAGCGCTGCCTGGGGGTCACCAGGCCCCTGCTCCACGCTCAGTTAGTGACCACAGCACGGACCAAGATGGCGCTCGCCCTCATCTGGCTGCTTGCTTTATGTGTGGCCCTTCTACCCTTCTTCAGTCTGGGGGCCTACACTTACCAGTACCCAGGGACCTGGTGCTTCATCAGGGTTTTGGGTGACATCAAGGAGACTGACCTTGCCTTTGTGATATTGTTCTCTGGACTGGGTCTGACCTCTCTTGCTGTGGCCCTGGTGTGTAACACCATCAGCGGGATCACGCTAGTGAGAGCCAGACTTCGAAAGAAGAGCTGCTCCAACCGTCGCCTGGCTAAATCCCATGACATAGAAATGGTAGCCCAGCTGGTTGGCATCATGGTCACATCCTGTATCTGCTGGAGCCCCATGTTG ATCTTTGCGCTGATGTCGGTGACACGGTCGTCCAGCGGCTCCATGAACATGAGGATGGCCGTGAGGCTGGCGACGTGGAACCAGATCCTGGATCCGTGGGTCTACATCCTACTGCGGCGCGCCATCCTCAGGAAGATCTACCACATCACCAAGCGGCGGGCGAGCTTAAAAGGGAGCGCCTTCCGCTCCTTCCGCTGGGACGTCAGCTCCTTTCAGAACTCGGAGAAAAGCGTCGTCCAGCGGATTTaa